In Campylobacter sp., the DNA window ATCCCATCTAGGCGAGTGGATCGGTTCGCGATGCTTTGGAATTTGATCCGCAAACTGCCAAACCTTGGCTCTGGCTCTTGCGTTTCCGCAAGGACAAATTCCGAACTCTCGGCATTTTTTAGCAATGATACCGCTATAATCGGTACTCCATGTAGGCCCCATCTTGGCTTTCTCTTCCTCACTTAGCGTAATGCCTAAAACCTGTTCGATATTTGCCTTAGTAATTTCTGCATGACCGCCTTGAATTTTTGATCCCGGAAGTGTAATGCTCTCGTCGGCTAGCTGCGAAACGCCGTCGTGTTCTAAGCCGAAGCGGTTTCTAAATCCCATACCGCCGTCAGCATAAGGCTTAGTTACGTCGTAAAGAATCGGCGTGCCCGGGTGTTGCGTATCCCAGCAAGGCCATGGAAGCCCATAGTATTCGCCCTCTACCTCGCCACCTATGCCGCGCAGGGTATCTGGATCAAATAGATGCCAGTTTTTCTGCTGTCTACGAAATCTAGCTGCGGTACGACCATTATTGCCAATGCTTTGAGTATTGCGTGCGATCTCATCGGTAGCATCGTCCGGCCAAACAAAATCGTCTTTAACCTGCTTAAGCTCGCCATCAACGATGCCCATCTTCATACCGCGAACGTATTCGTCGTAAAAGCCGAATTTTTTCGCGAATAAAAACATTACCTCTTGATCCTCTTTGCTCTCAAATAGAGGCTTAACGATCTGGGTTCTCCACTGACCGCTGCGGTTTGTAGCGCTTAGATGACCTTCGCTCTCAAACTGCGTAGCTACCGGCAAAACATAAATTCCATCCGGTCTATCGTTTAGAATCGCTACTTCGTTTAAGAACGGCTCGGCGACTACCAGCATATCAATCTTACCTAATGCTTCTTGAGTCTCGCGAACGTGAGCCATAGAAGTAATTCCTGTGCCTTGCACCCAAAGAACGCGGACATTGCCACTACTTAAAACGGGCTCGTTTTTCAAAACACCCTGCCACCATTTAGATAGCGAAAAGCCCTTTTCGTTGCGCCAGTTTATCACATCTTGCTCTATGCTCGGATCGTAGTGAAAATACTCGGTAAAATTCGTGCCAGGCACTTTTTCACCCTGCTTTTCGTGCGGCTGCTTAGTAGAGACGGCAAATCTTTTAATAAACTGCTCGTAATCTACGCCCCAGCCCTTGCAGAAGTGCTTCCAAGCGTTATCGGCTAGCCCGTAATACGCAGGTAAGCTATCGGAGAGATTGCACATATCGGTAGCACCCTGAACATTATCGTGACCTCGAAGGATGTTGCAGCCGCCGCCTGGCTTGCCCATATTGCCTAGTATGAGCTGCAAAAGAGCCAAAATTCTAGTATTTGAACTTCCGATCGAGTGCTGCGTGATACCTAGCGCCCAGCATAAAGTAGCGGGCTTTGTGGTAGCGAACATCCTCGTAAATTCTATCAGTTCCTCTTCCTTGCAGCCGGTGACATTGGCTACCTCTTTAGGATCCCACTTCTCAGCTTCCGCCTTGATCTCATCTACAGCGTAGGTTCTGGTTTTTATTAGCTCTTTGTCCTCCCAGCCGTTTTTGAAGATTAGATGCAGCATTCCGTACACAAACGCTATATCAGTTCCCGGACGAATTCTAATATACATATCGGCCTTAGCCGCAGTTCTAGTAAAATTTGGATCGACGACGACGATTTTCGCGCCGTTTCTATCGCGAGCTTGAAGAGCATGCTTCATAGCCCCCACGGGATTTGCAACCGCGGAATTCGCACCTATAAAAAGGATCATTTTAGAATTTTTCGCCATATCGCCTACGTGATTTGTCATAGCTCCATAACCCCAAGTATTCGCCACACCGGCGACTGTTGCGCTATGTCAAATTCTGGCTACGTGGTCGTTGCTGTTCGTACCCCAAAAGGCTGCAAATTTTCTAAAATAATATGCCTGCTCGTTGCAAAATTTAGCCGAACCCAGAAATACCACACTATCTGGACCGTCCTCTTTACGGACTTGAAGCATTTTATCGCCGATTTCGTTTACGGCTTGCTCCCAACTGATGCGCTCCCACTTGCCGCCAACCTTTTTGAGCGGATATTTAAGACGCATTTTAGATTTGGTTAGATCGATCTGATCGATTCCCTTACAGCAGTGACTGCCCTGCGAGATCGGGTGATCTACTGCCATATCTTGGCGAATCCAGGTATTGGTGCTCTCATCCACTTGAGCCTCGATACCGCAGCCTACGGAACAGATCGAACATATCGTTCGCTTCATAACGGAACCTGGAAATGGGTTTTTGATCTCTTGCTCAGTAGCGGCTCTTAGCGTATTATTTTCGCCAAACGCAGCTACGCTACTCGCTCCTAAAGCGGCGAGTTTCAAAAACGATCTCCTTCCGATCGCATTCTCACTCATGAAAATTCTCCTAGTAAGCTACTTTATAGTATTTTTTCCACGCTTCACTCTCCCAGTAAAGCACCTCTTTTTTCGGTGATTTGCCACGAACGGTATCGCCATAGTCCTGCTCGCTTTTTGCTAGCGCCTGAGACGCGGCAACGCCCACAGCGCCTACCGCGCCGATTTTTAGAGATTTTTTAAGAAAATCTCTGCGTTTGTTCTCCATGGTTTTCCTTTGTGAAGAAATCGCTTTAAATCTTTTATTGTAGTAACGCCTGTTACAGGATTTAAGTCTAATGAATTATAACGAAAAGGCAGTGAGATGGAAATTAAATTTTAAGTTACTTTTTAAATTTTATTTAAAATTCAAAATATAAAGTTCTAACTAAAAAACTACTCGCAAAACTAGAGTTTGCGAGTCTAAAATTTAACCGAAATTCTGCTTTTACGTTAAGATTTTGGTTAAAAATTTTATTTATCAATCCAGATCAAAAATATCTTCCGGATTGGTAAATTTATTTTGATAGCCACCTTTTTTGATCGCTTCTTTAACGACGCTGCGATCTTTCTTTTGCGGAGCGGCAAGCGCTAAAAGCGAGCGTTCAAGCGCAAAAAAGCTTCTCATTAGTGCGCCTAATGATTTGAAAAAATCCGCCCGCACATGCCCGCACAAAAGCTCGCTAAACTCATCCACAAAGCTGTTGGTGACATTCGTAAAAAGCTCTAACGCCAGCGTTTCGCCGTCTTGCGCGCCGACGAAATTTTTAGCGTATTGCGAATTCGCAGTATTTTTACCATCCTGCGGGCCTGTAAAATTTTTACTGTCATGCGAATCTACAGAATTTTTTCTGTCTTGCGCCGTCAAGCTCGCGCTATTCGTAAAATTTTGCTCGTTTGCCACGGAATTTTGTCCGTTTAAAACTGCGCTGTGTTTTGCAGCCGCGTCGCGCAGCAGAGTCGAATGCAGGTAAAAAATAAATCCCACATAGTCCTCGCACTCCTTGCAAAGCTCCATATTGCGGCGAAATTTACTCTTTTTTAGCACGTCGATTACCGCGACACGCATACGCCCGTCGTCACGTCCTTCGTCGTAGAAGCTCGCACTCATCGGCACATTGGCGTATGAAAAATCAAAAAGTACGGAATTTTGCTCGCTTTTAAACGCAGAAAAGTCGAATTTCTCCAAATTTTGAAATTCCGCCTCATCGCTAGGCACAATGGGCGAGCTGCGTAAAAACTCCAGCTGCTCCTTCCAACGCTTAAATTTCGCATCCGTTTCATAGAAAAAAAACGGAATTGCAAAAAATTCGTAGTAGTAGCTTCTTGCTTGAAGTAGATTCGCATCCATTACATTGCCCCTTTTCTAGCATCTTCTATCTGCTTTTTTATCATTATTTTCGCCTTGCAATCGCCGCAGCAAAAAAGAGTCTTCATCTTTTCAGGCTCGTTTGCAAAATGCGCACCCATCATATCCGCGATCTTCATCACGGCTTTGCTCGTCGCAAATTCCTTACCGCATTCAATGCACTTAAAAAGCTCATCTTTAGCTAGCATTTTGTAATTAAAAAATCCCGGCTCAAGCTCCACGCCGCAAGGCTCAAGCTCGATCGTATCCTTTTCGGCGCAGCTTAGCACGCAGTAGTTGCACGATGTGCAAAGCGAAGCGTTGAGCTTAATCGAATTGTCGCTGTTATCGGCATACAGCGCGCCGGTATTACAGGCGCCCACGCAGCTAAGGCAGAGCGTGCAGCTTGCTTCGTTTATGCTTACTTTGCCAAATTTTAGCAACTCTCCGCTTTTTACGGCGCCAAAGCTGCCCTCGCCGACCATTGCGCTTACGCGTTTGGAAAAAATTTCTTTCTTGCTAAGGCCCTGCTCGTTTAAGCTAAACGCCCAGGGCTGAGAGCTTTGCGCCCACTTTAGCGCCTCTTGCAGCTCGGTTAAATTTCGCGCTAAAAATACCGCGTCCTTGCCGTAGATCGCGCGCGAAATTCCATTGACAAGCTCCGCCGCTTCACGCGTGCCCTCGCCCACGTCCGTGCCGTAAATGATCACACTCGAGCCGCTTTCCTGCATAGCGCTTAGCAAATTTACCTCATCTATTTGCTTGCTTCCGAAAATTCCAAACGGTAGCACGCCGCACGGAAGCTGCACTGCGGGTGCGGACACGATTTCGCTCTCTGCGATGAGAAGCGGAATTTTGCCTGCATAGAGCTTTGCGATCTCCCCAAATACGCTTTGGGGCAACTTGGCAAATTTCAGCGCGCCGCTAGGACAGACGCTCACGCACGCGCCACAGCCTATACAGTCGATGTGCGAAAATACGAGCTCGCGTTTTTCGTCGTTTTTCAAAATCGCCACTGTGGGGCAAACCTCCACGCATGGCGCGCGCAGCTCATTTCGCCTGCCCTGATACTGGCAGATCGCAGGATCGAAGATCGTGGAATTCTTATAATGATAAACCGGGCTTTTGGAATTTAAAATTTCTAAAATTTCATCGTCTTTTAGCCCCGAGATCTCGTAGCAGCCGCTTTGTCGCAATTGATAGGGCGCCGCGCCGCTAATCAAGAAAAAATCCGCCTCGGTCTCAACCTCATCCTGCTCGCTTAAAATCGTAACCGCAAGATCGCCAATCTCGCCATAGACGAACTTAATCTCGGCCCTGCTTAACGCAATCACCTTAAATCCGTGCTGCCTAAGTAGCCCCACAAGCCCCTCTCGCGGCTCATCACAGGCGAGAATTACGTTTTTGCCGACGGGCTTTTGATAGTCGCTATCTAGGGCACCGTCAAAGGCGATATCTTTGGCGCGATACAAAATATCTACGTTTTTAGCAATTTGCAGCGGCTCATCTGCGGAATTTTCTATATAAAAATTTATCTCGGGCGCATAAATTTGCGCTTTTAATTTCGGCGAATTAGCGACGATAAATTCCTCATTTTTCGCCTCCTCTTCATCGCCGCAAATTTCGATATCGTCGCTTAAGACTACATCCTTTAGCCCCGCGGCGTAAAATCCATGTTCTTTCATAATCTATCCTAAATTGATAATTAGGCGGGTTTTACTCTTATTTTCTAAACAGCTTTTAAATTCTGCACTTAAAGTAAATCGAATTTAAATTAATAATTCTATAGATAAAGCAAAATCAAAGCTTTAAATGATAAAATCGTCTAAATTTTAAGGCATCGGGGTCGCAATGCAACAAATCAAACTACCAAAAATCGATAAAATCGCAAACGCGCAGGAGTTTCAAAACTGCCTCCGCCCGCAAATCATCAAAATCGCGCAAGAGCTCATCGAAGAAGCACGTAGGAAGGCGCTGCAAGGAGGCGCGGTCGCAAACGAAAGCGAGATCATCGCGCGCATCAAATCGCGCTACGAAAAATTTCAAAATCTAAGCCTTAAGCCGCTCATCAACGCAACCGGCGTCGTGCTGCACACAAACCTCGGCCGCAGCGTCATCAGCGCCGAAATTTTAGCCCGCGCGCAAAAGATCATCACCTCGTATTCAAATTTAGAATACGACTTATCCGAGGGCGCGCGCGGCAACAGATACGACTACATAGCGCTTTTGTGCAGCGAGCTCTTCGGCGCGCAGGACGCACTCGTGGTCAACAACAACGCTGCGGCGGTATTTTTGGTGCTAAATACCTTCGCGCGCGGACGCGAAGTCGTGGTAAGCCGCGGCGAGCTAGTCGAGATCGGCGGAAGCTTTCGAGTAAGCGAAGTGATGTCAAACTCGGGCGCAAAGCTCGTAGAGATCGGCACTACGAACAAAACCAAGCTGGACGATTACGAAGAAGCGATCAATGAAAATACGGCGATCTTGATGAAGGTGCACCGCTCAAATTTTAAAATTTCAGGCTTCAGCTCTAGCGTAAGCGCTGCGGAAGTTGCAGCTTTGGCACGCCGTGCCTCGCAGGCAAAGAAGGAATTTTTAGCGCTTAGAGCGGCAAGCTTTAAAAATTTAGCGGATCTTTGCGGCGGCTCGTCGGATACGACGGGCGAAATTTTAAATTCCGCGCCGAATAGTTTAAACTTAGCGGATAGTTCTGCGAATGCTCTAAATTTAAATAGCGGCGAGCCGTCCAAAAGGAGCGAGTGCTTTCATGAAGAGGGAGAGAGCGAAATTCCCGCTAAAGCTTCTAAAATTGCTCCTACAAAATTTAGCATGAAAAAAGCGGAAAGCTTTAACGAGATCATCGATTACTACGATCTTGGAAGCGGCTACGCGAGCGAGCTGGGATTTGGGCTAGGCAAAAGCGAGCCCTCTATTTTTGAGCTTTTAAAAAGCGGCGTGCGGCTGCTTAGCTTTAGCGGCGACAAGCTCTTCGGCTCCGTGCAGTGCGGCATCATCCTAGGAGATCGCGAGCTCATCGCGCGCCTGCGTAAAAACCAGCTACTGCGAATGCTGCGCGTGGACAAGATTACGCTGAGCCTGCTTGCCGAGACGATCAAGGCGTATATAAATAAAGAATTTCACCTCATCACGACGATAGATCAGATCCATCTAAGCCTGGACAAACTGCGTGAGCGAGCGGAGCTAGTGCGATCGCGCATCGGCGTAAAATCGCAGATCGTGCCGACAACCACCTTCGTAGGCGGCGGCACGATGCCGAGCGCCTCCTATCCTAGCGTCGCGCTTGCGATACTTGACGGCGCCGACCCGCAGAGCACGCAGGCAAAATTTCGCGCTGCGGGTATAATCGGGCGGATCGAGGATGATAAATTTTTGCTCGATTTCAGATCGATTTTAAAAAGCGACTTGCAAGATTTAATAAAAAAGATCGGAGAAATTTATGAATAGCGTAATCATCGGCACCGCAGGCCATATCGATCACGGAAAGACCGCGTTAATCAAGGCGCTAAACGGCTTTGAGGGGGACCGAATGCCGAGCGAAAAGCAGCGTGGTATCACGATCGATCTTAGCTTTTCGCATCTGCGCTCTGGGAGCACTAACGTCGCATTTATCGACGTGCCGGGGCACGAAAACCTAGTAAAGACGATGATTAGCGGCGCGTATGCCTTCGACGCTGCGATGCTAGTAGTCGCCGCGGACGACGGGCTGATGCCGCAAAGCAAAGAGCATATTCAAATTTTATCGCTGCTTGGGGTAAAAAGCGTGATCTTGTGTATCAGCAAGTGCGATCTTGCTGACGACGCGCGCAGATCCGAGGTCGCGGCACAGTGCAGGGAATACATCTGCAAATTTAAAAATTTGCAAATTTTAAACACCTTTTTTATCAGTATCAAAGATCCCGCAAGCATCGCCGAGCTGAAAAACTATCTCTTTAATATCAAGCCTGCGCAGCGTCAAGGAGGCGGCGTGGTGCACTACTACATCGACCGAGTTTTTTCGCTTAAGGGGCTTGGCACCATCGTAACGGGCAGCCTCATTAACGGCGCGATTTCAAAGGGCGAGAAGCTTTATAACTGCGATCTGGGTAAAATTTTTAATGTCAAAAGCGTGCAGATCCACGACGAGGACACGCCGCTGGCGCAGGCTCCAAACCGCGTCGCGCTGAGCTTGGACGCCAAGACGAGCGAGCTTGAAAAGGGGCAAATCCTAAGCAAAAAGGGGTTTTTCCGCGGCTTTAATGAAGCGGACTGCACCTTTAGCGGCGAAATTTCGCATAATCAAGACGTGCTGTTTTGCGTCGGAAGTAAGCAAAGCGCGGCAAAAGCGCTCATTTTAAAAGAACTTCCTAGCGGCGAGAAGCTCGTGAGCTTTAAATTTGACAAAACGATGTTTTTGAAATTTGACGAGCCCTTCGTCTGCCTAGCAAACTCGCGCGTAATCGGCGGCGGGCGCGTGCTAAACGCCGTAGTCGAGCCGCTAAAAAAGCAGAGCAAAGCCGTGCTTCTCACCGCACTTTTGAAGCGAAATTTCACCGAAGCGTTTAAAATTTTAAGCCTCTTTCACAAGCATGGATTCGGGCTATTTTCGGCATATCAGCGCTTCGGGATGGAATACGACGAAGCGGTAAAGATCGCGCGCGGCTTAGAGGGGACGTATTTTGACGAAGCAAATTTATGCGTTTACGATCTAAGCGCGATCGAGGACGTAAAAAGCCTTATAAAATTTATCGTCTCAAAAAACGACTACGCGATCTTTTCGCCCGCCTCGATCGCTCTAAAGCTCTCGTGGGCTAGCGAAGAGCTCGCCGCGCGCGCGCTTAGCGAGCTTGAACGGGGCGGCATCGTCTCTAAAAAGGGCGGAGTTTACGTAAAATCGGGAGTGGATTTTGACGCGCTCAAACAGAGCCTGGAGAGTAAAATTTTTGATCTCATCAAAAAGGGCGGCATCGCGCCTCTCGCGCCGTATAACATTTACGACGAGCTGGAGATCGACCGCAGTAGCGGCGATGACGCGCTAAAGAAGCTGACCTACGCCAAAAAGGTCGTCCGTCTCGCGCACAATCTCTTCGTCGAAGCCGAAAATTTAGCCCTAGCGATCAAGCGCCTTTACGCGATCATCGAAAAAGAGGGCTTCGTAAACGTCACGAACGCCAAAGAGGAGCTTGGGCTTAGCAGAAAATTCGTCATCTGCTACCTCGAATACCTAGATAAAATGGGAAATATCGTGACGATCGACAATAAACGCTATTTGAAAAAGTAAAAATTTAAAATTTTGCACTACAATGCGCGGAATTTTTTGCAAAGGAAAAAAATGAAAAAAGCTATTTTAACTTCAGTTGCGCTCGCAGCGAGCCTAAACGCGGCTTTAAGCGACAGCGAAATTCTATCCATCTACGGCGGCACGCCTCAAGGCATCGAAATAAAGGTCGCCGAGCGCATCCCACTTAGCGAGCCAAAAGGCGTCGAGGCGGTCGTTTTAAAGATTTCTCAAGGCAATATGTCGCAAGAGGAGATCATCTTCACCCAAGGCGATCTGATCTTTACCGATATCATCGATCCTAAAAAACGCGTAGTCTATAAGGAGCAGATCAAACAAGACCGCATCGCAGGACAGCTAAGTAAGGTCTTCAAAGCAGAGAGCAAAGACAATATCATCAAGCTAGGAAACGATCCTAAAAAGCCTACGATTTTGATGCTGACGGACGCCTTGTGTCCATTCTGCCGCAAAGAGATGGCAAGGATCGAGGAAACGTTAAAAAATAACAATGTCGATATAATCATGACCTCCGTTCACGGCGACGACGGCCACGCAAAATCCGCGCTCATCTACAAAGAGATCAAAAATGCTAAAACCGACGAGCAAAAGATAGCGGTTTTTAGAAAATACTACGCTGAAGATAACAAAGCAGGCGCCAAAGACGTAAGCGCTGCTGAGCTAAACGCTGCAAAAGCCCTAGCTGCCAAATACTTCGGTGCGGGAGTAAACTCGGTGCCCTACATCATCGAACTAGACAAGCTAAAATAATCTCTCTTAAATTTTGCGGAGCGATCCGCAAAATTCTACCCCATCGTCTTAGTCTTAGCGATTTTAATTAATCCGGATTTTATGAAATTTTACACGTGCAAAATTCCAGCAAAATTCTGCATTGTTCCTTATATTGAAAGTAGCATAAAAGCGATAGTGTATGAAATTTAAAAGCGAGAAAATATGCAAGCAAATCCACGGCCGAAATTTTAAAATTTCGCGGCAAAGCCCGGGTAAAATTTAGCCGCAAATTTTATAAAATTCTCGCTTTGCGGCAAAGAGGAATTTACAGTCGTGCTTCAGGCTACCTATCTTGGGCTACGTCCGATTAAAATCAAAATTCCACGTCGAAAGCGGCTCTTGCCAGGCTATTTTTGCTCTCGCTTAGCTCGTACGATGCGCTAAGCCCGACGCTTTGAAGGATCTTATATTTCAGTCCGATCGCGCCGTTAAACACGCCGTTAGAATAATCAAGCCCCTCCACGTCGTATCTGTCCGAATACTTTCTGCTCGCGTGATACGAATCGCCGCTAAATCGATGCTCGTACTCCGCATTTGCGAATATCTGCAGATCGCCGAAAGCTTTGATCGCGTAAATTCCCGCGGTGCCGTTTGGCGCGGTTTTTGAAGCGGAGCTAAATCTAAGCCTGGAGATCGCATCCTCGCCCACTCTAATCGCTCCAAGTCCCAAATATGGCTTAATATAGCCGTTTTCAAATAAGAATTTATACCCGGCTCTCGTGCTGAAATCCCAAATTTGCGACTTGTATTTCGCGCCGTGGATAGCGCCGAATCCATTGTTGGTTTCAAATTTATGATCGTTCGTCGAATAGGTTAAGCCTACCGCCAGATCCACGTTCTCGCTAAAATCGTATCTGCCCGCCAGACCGAGCTCGTAGGATTTGATGTTTTCTTTCACGCCGTCGAATTTACCCTCATACCAAGCGTCCGATTTTTGGTACCCAAAGATCACGCCCAGCGTAAGATCATCCACTCTCTTGGAGGCTCCGAGTAAAATTCCGTCGCTCTTGTGATCGTATTTGACGCCGCCCGAGCGGTCTTTGTAATCCCCGCCGTAGTTTCCAATCGCGCTTACATTTACGTTAAACTCCTGCCCGTCGGTGTCGGTTAAATTTTTATAAGCGGAATTTCTTGCAAGCTTGGTAAGATCCAGATCGACCTTCGAGCGCGGCATCTCGATGCCTACCCGGTTACCGCCTCTTGCGACCTGCGAAAACAGGCTGCCGTTTTTAGGCGTGAAGTTATTGATCGCTAGCATCAGCGCCTCAAAATAGCTCGGCAGATCGTCGTATCCGCCAGGATAGCGGTTCGTATCGGAAGTGATGAATAAATTCGCCGCATTGCGCTCGCGAGATAATCTTATGATCTCGTCGTATTGATCGGGTCTTGCGTTGTATATCACGTGCAAAATTTTAGAGGAGTTTGCGGGATCTTTTTCAAATTCCGAGGTTCTAGGACGATAGTGGTTTATATACTCATCCGCGCTCACCTCTTGCAGCATCCAAACGTCCGCATAAGGGGCTATGGCGTCGCGCACGCCCCAGCCGTTATTTGCTAAAACTAGCATTCCCGGATATTTAGTCTTGATATAATTGTAGATACTCTGCATATAAGAGATAGTTGCGGGATTGTTTTCGGTATTAACTTCGTCGATGAAGTATCCTGCGATATTTTCTCTGCCGTAGAAATTTACGAAATTATCGATATCGGCATAGACTAAATTTAGATTTCTAGTAGAATTTTTGGTATAGGTATAGCCTAAATTTGCTATGCCCGCCGCGATATTTCGCTTCATCTGAACGGCATCTTCGTCCCTTCTGACCAGATATTGCGTAGCTTGATTGCCCGGCGTCGCCGCCTCGTAAGAGCCGAAAGCTACATAAGGAACCAGCGCGCCGCCTATATTGGTAATGCCGTTCCAAAACTCGGCATTTACGCCGCTATTGCCCGTCCAGCGAAATGCAGGCATCATAACGCGCTGATTATTAAGCCTGCCCGAATATGAGCCCTTTTTGGCAAAGCCCCTTGCGTACTCAAGCTTGATACGAAATGAGTTTTCATACTCGTCGCTCGCGGAGCTATCGCTAGCCGCGTCGCGCCTGCTTAATTTCGCGCCCAAGCTATCCGCAGCGCTCATTACATCAGAACGGGAAGTGTTGTTAGAAGGAGATTTTTGCGCGTTTGCATAGCCCCAGGAATTCTGCTCGCTCGCATAGCCAAACCCTGCTGCACCGATAAGCGCAAGAGATAC includes these proteins:
- a CDS encoding formate dehydrogenase subunit alpha gives rise to the protein MSENAIGRRSFLKLAALGASSVAAFGENNTLRAATEQEIKNPFPGSVMKRTICSICSVGCGIEAQVDESTNTWIRQDMAVDHPISQGSHCCKGIDQIDLTKSKMRLKYPLKKVGGKWERISWEQAVNEIGDKMLQVRKEDGPDSVVFLGSAKFCNEQAYYFRKFAAFWGTNSNDHVARIUHSATVAGVANTWGYGAMTNHVGDMAKNSKMILFIGANSAVANPVGAMKHALQARDRNGAKIVVVDPNFTRTAAKADMYIRIRPGTDIAFVYGMLHLIFKNGWEDKELIKTRTYAVDEIKAEAEKWDPKEVANVTGCKEEELIEFTRMFATTKPATLCWALGITQHSIGSSNTRILALLQLILGNMGKPGGGCNILRGHDNVQGATDMCNLSDSLPAYYGLADNAWKHFCKGWGVDYEQFIKRFAVSTKQPHEKQGEKVPGTNFTEYFHYDPSIEQDVINWRNEKGFSLSKWWQGVLKNEPVLSSGNVRVLWVQGTGITSMAHVRETQEALGKIDMLVVAEPFLNEVAILNDRPDGIYVLPVATQFESEGHLSATNRSGQWRTQIVKPLFESKEDQEVMFLFAKKFGFYDEYVRGMKMGIVDGELKQVKDDFVWPDDATDEIARNTQSIGNNGRTAARFRRQQKNWHLFDPDTLRGIGGEVEGEYYGLPWPCWDTQHPGTPILYDVTKPYADGGMGFRNRFGLEHDGVSQLADESITLPGSKIQGGHAEITKANIEQVLGITLSEEEKAKMGPTWSTDYSGIIAKKCREFGICPCGNARARAKVWQFADQIPKHREPIHSPRWDLVEKYPTFADQKRNFRVFTRFISEQKKQDWSKDFPTIVSSLRLVNLSGAGMIERTSKYLSAITPEMFAHVNPKLAADKGIKDGEMMWIHSPQGTKIKVKCIYSHAVTPDRIVMPYNFAGIFQGEDLSERYPEGTKPYIRGESSNTITNYGFDINTQISEFNAGLCRLERA
- a CDS encoding twin-arginine translocation signal domain-containing protein, which gives rise to MENKRRDFLKKSLKIGAVGAVGVAASQALAKSEQDYGDTVRGKSPKKEVLYWESEAWKKYYKVAY
- a CDS encoding molecular chaperone TorD family protein is translated as MDANLLQARSYYYEFFAIPFFFYETDAKFKRWKEQLEFLRSSPIVPSDEAEFQNLEKFDFSAFKSEQNSVLFDFSYANVPMSASFYDEGRDDGRMRVAVIDVLKKSKFRRNMELCKECEDYVGFIFYLHSTLLRDAAAKHSAVLNGQNSVANEQNFTNSASLTAQDRKNSVDSHDSKNFTGPQDGKNTANSQYAKNFVGAQDGETLALELFTNVTNSFVDEFSELLCGHVRADFFKSLGALMRSFFALERSLLALAAPQKKDRSVVKEAIKKGGYQNKFTNPEDIFDLD
- a CDS encoding 4Fe-4S dicluster domain-containing protein codes for the protein MKEHGFYAAGLKDVVLSDDIEICGDEEEAKNEEFIVANSPKLKAQIYAPEINFYIENSADEPLQIAKNVDILYRAKDIAFDGALDSDYQKPVGKNVILACDEPREGLVGLLRQHGFKVIALSRAEIKFVYGEIGDLAVTILSEQDEVETEADFFLISGAAPYQLRQSGCYEISGLKDDEILEILNSKSPVYHYKNSTIFDPAICQYQGRRNELRAPCVEVCPTVAILKNDEKRELVFSHIDCIGCGACVSVCPSGALKFAKLPQSVFGEIAKLYAGKIPLLIAESEIVSAPAVQLPCGVLPFGIFGSKQIDEVNLLSAMQESGSSVIIYGTDVGEGTREAAELVNGISRAIYGKDAVFLARNLTELQEALKWAQSSQPWAFSLNEQGLSKKEIFSKRVSAMVGEGSFGAVKSGELLKFGKVSINEASCTLCLSCVGACNTGALYADNSDNSIKLNASLCTSCNYCVLSCAEKDTIELEPCGVELEPGFFNYKMLAKDELFKCIECGKEFATSKAVMKIADMMGAHFANEPEKMKTLFCCGDCKAKIMIKKQIEDARKGAM
- the selA gene encoding L-seryl-tRNA(Sec) selenium transferase, with protein sequence MQQIKLPKIDKIANAQEFQNCLRPQIIKIAQELIEEARRKALQGGAVANESEIIARIKSRYEKFQNLSLKPLINATGVVLHTNLGRSVISAEILARAQKIITSYSNLEYDLSEGARGNRYDYIALLCSELFGAQDALVVNNNAAAVFLVLNTFARGREVVVSRGELVEIGGSFRVSEVMSNSGAKLVEIGTTNKTKLDDYEEAINENTAILMKVHRSNFKISGFSSSVSAAEVAALARRASQAKKEFLALRAASFKNLADLCGGSSDTTGEILNSAPNSLNLADSSANALNLNSGEPSKRSECFHEEGESEIPAKASKIAPTKFSMKKAESFNEIIDYYDLGSGYASELGFGLGKSEPSIFELLKSGVRLLSFSGDKLFGSVQCGIILGDRELIARLRKNQLLRMLRVDKITLSLLAETIKAYINKEFHLITTIDQIHLSLDKLRERAELVRSRIGVKSQIVPTTTFVGGGTMPSASYPSVALAILDGADPQSTQAKFRAAGIIGRIEDDKFLLDFRSILKSDLQDLIKKIGEIYE
- the selB gene encoding selenocysteine-specific translation elongation factor; its protein translation is MNSVIIGTAGHIDHGKTALIKALNGFEGDRMPSEKQRGITIDLSFSHLRSGSTNVAFIDVPGHENLVKTMISGAYAFDAAMLVVAADDGLMPQSKEHIQILSLLGVKSVILCISKCDLADDARRSEVAAQCREYICKFKNLQILNTFFISIKDPASIAELKNYLFNIKPAQRQGGGVVHYYIDRVFSLKGLGTIVTGSLINGAISKGEKLYNCDLGKIFNVKSVQIHDEDTPLAQAPNRVALSLDAKTSELEKGQILSKKGFFRGFNEADCTFSGEISHNQDVLFCVGSKQSAAKALILKELPSGEKLVSFKFDKTMFLKFDEPFVCLANSRVIGGGRVLNAVVEPLKKQSKAVLLTALLKRNFTEAFKILSLFHKHGFGLFSAYQRFGMEYDEAVKIARGLEGTYFDEANLCVYDLSAIEDVKSLIKFIVSKNDYAIFSPASIALKLSWASEELAARALSELERGGIVSKKGGVYVKSGVDFDALKQSLESKIFDLIKKGGIAPLAPYNIYDELEIDRSSGDDALKKLTYAKKVVRLAHNLFVEAENLALAIKRLYAIIEKEGFVNVTNAKEELGLSRKFVICYLEYLDKMGNIVTIDNKRYLKK
- a CDS encoding histidine kinase, translating into MKKAILTSVALAASLNAALSDSEILSIYGGTPQGIEIKVAERIPLSEPKGVEAVVLKISQGNMSQEEIIFTQGDLIFTDIIDPKKRVVYKEQIKQDRIAGQLSKVFKAESKDNIIKLGNDPKKPTILMLTDALCPFCRKEMARIEETLKNNNVDIIMTSVHGDDGHAKSALIYKEIKNAKTDEQKIAVFRKYYAEDNKAGAKDVSAAELNAAKALAAKYFGAGVNSVPYIIELDKLK